In Hallerella succinigenes, the following are encoded in one genomic region:
- a CDS encoding type IV toxin-antitoxin system AbiEi family antitoxin domain-containing protein — MQETNEKKLEKMLNANSGYITRKQVDNHKIPSWFLTDFVRKQGLVKVDKGFYAQEQWIRDDYLVFQYKYPRFIFSYVSALFLHGLTDQLPDYFEVTGPKNYRPFSPNPSVTIHTDSHEETYKLGICKIKTSLGHLVECYDMERTICDIIKSSQKIDAEIYGKALKLYAKSKDKNTHNLLRYAQALKIESKVAELMTVVLNED, encoded by the coding sequence ATGCAAGAAACAAACGAAAAGAAACTGGAAAAAATGCTGAACGCGAACAGCGGCTATATCACGCGAAAACAAGTTGACAACCACAAGATTCCTTCGTGGTTCTTGACTGACTTCGTGCGAAAGCAAGGCCTTGTCAAAGTAGACAAGGGTTTTTACGCCCAGGAGCAATGGATCCGGGACGATTACCTTGTTTTTCAATACAAGTATCCCAGATTCATCTTTTCATACGTTTCAGCACTATTCTTGCATGGGCTAACGGACCAGCTCCCAGATTATTTCGAAGTGACCGGCCCCAAGAACTACCGACCATTCTCACCGAACCCATCCGTCACCATCCACACGGATTCTCACGAAGAAACCTACAAATTGGGAATCTGCAAAATAAAGACATCTCTTGGGCATCTGGTAGAATGCTACGATATGGAACGAACGATTTGCGACATCATTAAAAGCAGTCAAAAAATCGATGCGGAAATTTACGGCAAGGCACTCAAACTTTACGCAAAGTCAAAAGACAAGAACACCCACAATCTTCTCCGCTATGCACAGGCTTTGAAAATAGAAAGCAAGGTGGCGGAACTTATGACGGTGGTATTGAATGAAGATTAA
- a CDS encoding nucleotidyl transferase AbiEii/AbiGii toxin family protein has product MKINKNSLQARINNLSKEMDVHANVLLVSFFFDAFISRLAKSIHADKFVFKGGFYLATLLGVKNRYTTDIDFLLRRESMDENRLREIFTDIIAIDADDSITFEISDISPIRDEDAYGGFSILLTGHLENVRQSFHVDVATGDPITPKDIEYSYQSLISNETIAFRAYNLETVVAEKLQTILFRRLLNSRCKDYYDIYIIHQLQWRKISIPDLRKSFETTCQYRKTPFEKEKSLLVLEEISKSDIFQTRWKNYAKKSSFAKGISFEATIEACKEILDCIF; this is encoded by the coding sequence ATGAAGATTAACAAGAACTCCCTGCAAGCAAGAATCAACAATCTTTCCAAAGAAATGGACGTCCACGCCAACGTCCTGCTGGTATCGTTCTTTTTTGACGCTTTCATTTCAAGACTCGCAAAGTCAATACACGCAGACAAATTCGTTTTCAAAGGCGGATTCTATCTCGCCACATTGCTCGGCGTAAAGAACCGCTACACCACCGACATAGATTTTCTTTTGAGAAGGGAATCTATGGACGAGAATAGATTGAGGGAAATTTTCACTGACATCATCGCAATCGATGCCGACGATTCTATCACTTTTGAAATAAGCGACATTTCTCCTATCCGCGACGAAGATGCCTATGGTGGATTTTCCATTCTTTTGACCGGGCACCTAGAGAACGTCAGACAAAGTTTCCATGTCGATGTCGCCACGGGCGATCCTATTACGCCAAAAGATATTGAATATTCCTACCAAAGCCTCATCAGCAATGAAACCATTGCGTTCCGAGCATACAACCTAGAAACAGTTGTTGCAGAAAAACTTCAAACTATTCTGTTCCGAAGATTGCTCAATAGCCGGTGCAAAGACTATTACGACATTTATATTATCCATCAATTACAATGGCGTAAAATCAGCATTCCTGATTTGAGGAAATCTTTTGAAACAACATGCCAATACCGCAAAACACCCTTTGAAAAAGAAAAATCTCTTTTGGTTTTAGAAGAAATTTCAAAGAGCGACATTTTTCAAACTCGCTGGAAGAATTACGCAAAAAAATCTTCGTTTGCAAAAGGCATCTCGTTTGAAGCGACAATTGAAGCATGCAAAGAGATTCTTGATTGTATTTTCTAA
- a CDS encoding type II toxin-antitoxin system RelB/DinJ family antitoxin: MGTTMHTISARIDSKLKAQAETLFDQLGMNMSTAITVFLKQVVRLRKIPFEIALDTPNDETIAAIAEANDIASGKRKAKSYKNAKAMIKDILDD, translated from the coding sequence ATGGGAACCACAATGCATACAATCAGCGCAAGAATAGATTCCAAGCTCAAAGCGCAAGCCGAAACCCTGTTCGACCAGCTCGGGATGAACATGAGCACGGCAATAACCGTATTCTTGAAACAGGTCGTCCGTCTCCGCAAAATCCCGTTCGAGATTGCCCTTGACACTCCCAACGACGAGACTATCGCCGCCATAGCCGAAGCAAACGATATCGCGTCAGGAAAACGCAAGGCAAAGTCTTATAAAAATGCGAAAGCAATGATCAAGGACATCCTGGACGATTAA
- a CDS encoding DUF4417 domain-containing protein: MVKNLVDLLKVSEEYIRYLERKEVKFNSKGFPLLRKEMFLDEYPELVLPYDFRKNILVTDPKKTLLCFYCGDKRIYPRLKKVLKDIPEYKRFLGVVTIDITVTSDMDEEWQNAIMLLHQLFMAVLAVNGVKVVANLRTGDARSAENLNNMPKGIMWAAGFLGCAEEDPLDFRFISSTLRVMPSKLVVYGPEDEIALGKLNMMGFDYRVYDDYHKLSKKYKRSA, translated from the coding sequence ATGGTCAAAAACCTGGTCGATTTGCTGAAAGTTTCCGAAGAATACATCCGGTATTTGGAGCGCAAAGAGGTAAAATTTAACAGCAAGGGTTTCCCTTTGCTGCGCAAAGAGATGTTTTTGGATGAATATCCTGAACTCGTTCTTCCATACGATTTTCGCAAAAACATCCTTGTGACGGATCCTAAAAAGACACTACTTTGCTTTTATTGCGGGGATAAACGCATTTATCCCAGACTTAAGAAGGTGCTTAAAGATATTCCTGAGTACAAGCGTTTTTTAGGAGTTGTCACAATAGATATAACCGTTACCAGTGATATGGACGAGGAATGGCAAAACGCAATAATGTTGCTGCATCAGTTGTTTATGGCTGTTTTGGCGGTAAACGGGGTGAAGGTTGTGGCGAATCTCCGGACCGGCGATGCCCGTTCAGCAGAAAACCTAAACAACATGCCTAAAGGAATTATGTGGGCCGCTGGATTCCTCGGATGTGCAGAAGAAGACCCGCTAGACTTTCGTTTTATCTCGAGTACCTTGCGAGTGATGCCGTCTAAATTGGTTGTTTATGGCCCGGAAGATGAGATTGCTTTGGGAAAACTCAATATGATGGGCTTTGATTACCGCGTATATGACGATTATCACAAACTGAGCAAGAAGTATAAGCGGAGTGCATAA